The proteins below come from a single Pedobacter aquae genomic window:
- a CDS encoding AMP-dependent synthetase/ligase translates to MSLITEKTTIPHLLRNVVDKIHPAERTFLKRKVNDIWEEISYQKTLDNADAASSYFLEMGIKKGDRLGFILENCPEYVFFDQGLQQLGAINTSIYPTLTEHEIEYIINDSGIKILLVGTHFLLKKIIKIANNCPSLIRIVANFDDYHKIIDKANLNAGVISFNELLNEGFATVEKNKEAITIARDTVVPTDLSALIYTSGTTGTPKGVMLSHSNFVENVKVCLEQIPVIDKNDLFLSFLPLSHVFERTATYHVCCTVGCQIAFAQSLELLASNMGEVKPTVMSCVPRLLEKIHDKAIKGGTAAGGMKAKIFLWALEVGQAHRMVLEAGKTPGLLLSLKQNIAEKLVFSKIKEKTGGRLKFMISGGAALPKNVGEFFGNLGIKILEGFGLTETSPVMSVTEYHRQVYGTVGRVIPGIEVGIQDVESKEFVTIQTHNTFKEDNTSEEGEICVRGHCVMQGYWNKPLETASVIDTDGWFHTGDIGRFYKGNLQITDRLKNMLVNAFGKNIYPTPVENTYLKSPKIESVFLIGDKKEYVTAIITPARETMQETFNLANNFFEQADVFIEDEAINKWIEDDIKRFSNELAKFERIKNFKIKRNPFSIEEGEMTPTMKAKRKVIEKKYADAIEDMYLEKADMD, encoded by the coding sequence ATGAGTTTAATAACAGAGAAAACTACCATACCACATTTATTAAGAAATGTGGTAGATAAGATTCACCCAGCTGAGCGTACTTTCCTAAAAAGAAAGGTTAATGATATTTGGGAAGAAATATCTTACCAAAAAACACTAGATAACGCCGATGCAGCATCCTCCTATTTCTTAGAAATGGGAATAAAAAAGGGAGATAGACTTGGCTTTATCTTAGAGAACTGTCCAGAATATGTTTTTTTTGATCAAGGCCTACAACAATTAGGTGCTATAAATACGTCTATCTATCCTACCCTTACAGAACATGAAATAGAATATATCATTAATGATTCTGGCATAAAAATTCTCTTGGTAGGAACTCATTTCTTATTAAAAAAGATTATTAAAATTGCGAATAACTGCCCTTCTTTAATTAGAATAGTAGCCAATTTTGATGATTATCATAAAATAATAGATAAAGCTAATTTGAATGCCGGCGTTATCAGTTTTAACGAACTTTTAAACGAAGGTTTTGCTACAGTAGAAAAAAACAAAGAAGCAATAACGATTGCTAGAGATACTGTTGTACCTACAGATTTATCAGCATTAATTTATACATCAGGTACAACCGGAACACCTAAAGGCGTTATGCTTAGCCACTCTAACTTTGTAGAAAATGTTAAAGTTTGTTTAGAGCAGATTCCTGTTATAGATAAGAATGATTTATTCTTATCCTTCTTACCCCTATCGCATGTTTTTGAAAGAACAGCAACATATCATGTTTGTTGTACTGTAGGTTGCCAAATAGCTTTTGCCCAAAGTTTAGAGCTTTTGGCAAGCAATATGGGCGAAGTTAAGCCAACGGTTATGTCTTGCGTACCCAGATTATTAGAAAAAATACATGATAAGGCTATTAAAGGCGGTACAGCGGCTGGAGGGATGAAAGCCAAAATATTCTTATGGGCTTTAGAAGTTGGACAGGCACATCGTATGGTATTAGAAGCAGGAAAAACACCGGGATTACTATTATCACTTAAACAAAATATTGCAGAGAAGCTTGTTTTTAGTAAAATAAAAGAAAAAACAGGCGGACGTTTAAAATTTATGATTTCTGGTGGCGCTGCTTTACCAAAAAATGTTGGCGAGTTTTTCGGGAACCTAGGTATCAAAATTTTAGAAGGCTTTGGTTTAACAGAAACTTCACCGGTAATGTCTGTAACAGAATATCATCGTCAGGTTTATGGTACTGTAGGTAGGGTAATTCCAGGAATAGAAGTTGGTATACAAGATGTAGAATCAAAAGAATTTGTTACCATACAAACACATAACACCTTTAAGGAGGATAATACCAGTGAAGAAGGAGAAATTTGTGTAAGAGGACATTGCGTGATGCAGGGCTATTGGAATAAGCCTCTAGAAACCGCATCTGTTATTGATACTGATGGCTGGTTCCATACCGGAGATATAGGTAGGTTTTATAAAGGAAACCTGCAAATTACAGACAGGTTAAAGAATATGTTGGTGAATGCCTTTGGGAAAAACATTTATCCAACCCCAGTTGAAAACACTTATTTAAAAAGCCCTAAAATTGAAAGCGTTTTCTTAATTGGAGATAAAAAAGAATACGTTACAGCTATCATCACCCCCGCAAGAGAAACGATGCAGGAAACCTTCAACTTAGCTAACAACTTTTTTGAGCAAGCAGATGTGTTTATTGAAGATGAAGCTATTAATAAATGGATTGAAGATGACATTAAACGCTTCTCTAACGAATTAGCCAAGTTTGAGCGTATCAAAAACTTTAAAATTAAAAGAAACCCCTTTAGTATTGAAGAAGGTGAGATGACACCAACCATGAAAGCAAAGCGTAAGGTGATTGAGAAAAAATACGCTGATGCTATTGAGGATATGTATTTAGAAAAAGCAGACATGGATTAA
- the gldC gene encoding gliding motility protein GldC, translated as MKKAEIKLTIELDDNNVPENITWESSDAENKEALAVKSMMLALWDHNFKNSLRIDLWTKDMPVDEMKRFFYETLQTMADSFLRATGEKNIVEDLRDYCAHFAEKMEIMEK; from the coding sequence ATGAAGAAAGCAGAAATAAAACTAACGATAGAGCTAGACGATAATAATGTTCCTGAAAATATTACTTGGGAATCTAGTGATGCAGAAAACAAAGAAGCTTTAGCAGTAAAATCAATGATGCTAGCCCTTTGGGATCATAATTTCAAAAATAGTTTAAGAATAGATTTATGGACTAAAGATATGCCTGTAGATGAAATGAAAAGATTCTTTTATGAGACTTTACAAACCATGGCCGATAGCTTTTTAAGAGCTACAGGAGAAAAAAATATTGTTGAAGATTTAAGAGATTACTGTGCCCATTTTGCAGAAAAGATGGAAATCATGGAAAAATAA